In Deltaproteobacteria bacterium, a genomic segment contains:
- the proB gene encoding glutamate 5-kinase, with product MSKERKDVLKKARRVLVKIGSGVLTGKDGLDTEIIENIVDEIAAHSREGYQFVIVSSGAIASGMHRMGFTQRLQSMPQKQAAAAIGQGRLMRVYSNAFVKHDMVAAQILLTMSDLTDRQRFLNTRNTLSVLLEWNVVPIINENDTVAVEEIKFGDNDNLAAMIANIIEANLVINLTNTKGLYDKNPKETGKSRLIPLVREITEEIENMASSEADPVGMGGMKSKVIAARKVTTFGIPYIIAHGKTQGIITDVLAGKNRGTLFLPMEQHLTSKKYWIAFTLRSRGKIYIDEGARQAIVNQGKSLLPSGIIGIEGNFSVGDPVVCVCGDGTNVAKGLVNYSSTDIDKIKGLKTSKIEQVLGSKPYDEVIHRDNLAVSKPRAI from the coding sequence ATGTCAAAGGAACGAAAGGATGTTCTGAAAAAGGCAAGAAGGGTCCTGGTAAAGATCGGCAGCGGGGTTCTCACGGGGAAGGATGGCCTTGACACGGAGATCATCGAAAACATCGTCGATGAGATCGCGGCTCATTCCCGCGAGGGGTACCAGTTCGTCATCGTCTCGTCGGGCGCCATCGCCTCGGGAATGCACCGGATGGGATTTACACAAAGACTTCAGAGCATGCCCCAGAAACAGGCGGCCGCGGCCATCGGCCAGGGACGGCTGATGCGGGTCTATTCGAACGCTTTTGTAAAGCACGACATGGTGGCCGCCCAGATCCTTCTCACCATGAGCGATCTCACCGACCGGCAGCGATTTCTGAACACGCGGAACACCCTCTCGGTCCTGCTGGAATGGAACGTGGTCCCCATCATCAATGAGAACGACACAGTGGCCGTGGAGGAGATCAAGTTCGGCGACAACGACAACCTGGCCGCCATGATCGCCAACATCATCGAAGCGAATCTCGTCATTAACCTGACCAACACGAAGGGTCTGTACGACAAGAACCCGAAGGAAACCGGAAAGTCCCGCCTGATCCCCCTGGTAAGGGAAATTACGGAAGAAATCGAGAATATGGCATCATCCGAGGCCGACCCGGTGGGCATGGGCGGCATGAAGAGCAAGGTCATCGCCGCCCGGAAGGTGACGACCTTCGGCATTCCTTACATCATCGCCCACGGAAAGACACAGGGGATCATCACGGACGTGCTGGCCGGCAAGAACAGGGGAACGCTTTTTCTCCCCATGGAGCAGCACCTGACCAGCAAGAAGTACTGGATCGCTTTTACCCTCCGGTCCCGAGGGAAAATATACATCGACGAGGGGGCGCGACAGGCCATTGTCAACCAGGGGAAAAGCCTGCTTCCCTCGGGAATCATCGGGATCGAGGGTAATTTCTCGGTTGGTGACCCCGTCGTCTGTGTCTGCGGCGACGGCACGAACGTCGCGAAAGGGCTGGTGAACTACAGTTCGACCGATATCGACAAGATAAAGGGACTGAAAACATCAAAGATCGAGCAGGTCCTGGGAAGCAAGCCCTACGACGAGGTCATCCACCGGGACAACCTGGCAGTGTCTAAACCGCGGGCCATTTAA
- the obgE gene encoding GTPase ObgE, with protein MKFVDEAKIYVRAGDGGRGCVSFRREKYIPRGGPDGGDGGKGGSVIARASQSHRTLLDLKFQQHHVAKRGGHGEGSNKTGKNGDDIEIIVPVGTVIRDAETEELLADLTEDGQTCILARGGIGGRGNTFFKSSTNQAPRHAQNGMPGEERWVFLELKLLADVGIIGLPNVGKSTLISRISAARPRIADYPFTTLRPNLGVVRVDNFQTFVVADIPGLIEGAHQGAGLGTTFLKHIERTSLLIHMLDISGDAVTSAGRDYETINRELASFSPSLMEKPQIVVIGKMDLSYAAERLEGATSYFTERGIPVFPISAVSGKGVRELILEVARRLTNQEDE; from the coding sequence ATGAAGTTCGTCGATGAAGCGAAAATCTATGTCAGGGCCGGTGACGGCGGACGAGGCTGTGTCAGCTTCAGAAGGGAGAAGTATATCCCCCGCGGAGGTCCCGACGGCGGAGACGGCGGAAAAGGCGGAAGCGTCATCGCCCGGGCTTCACAGAGCCATCGAACGCTCCTCGACCTCAAATTCCAGCAGCACCATGTGGCGAAGCGGGGAGGCCACGGTGAGGGAAGCAACAAAACGGGGAAAAATGGTGATGACATAGAGATCATTGTTCCCGTGGGAACGGTCATACGGGACGCCGAGACGGAAGAACTGCTGGCGGACCTGACGGAGGACGGCCAGACCTGTATCCTGGCACGGGGAGGGATCGGCGGAAGAGGGAACACCTTCTTCAAGAGCTCTACAAACCAGGCCCCGCGACACGCTCAGAACGGCATGCCCGGGGAGGAACGATGGGTCTTCCTGGAACTGAAGCTTCTTGCCGACGTGGGCATCATCGGCCTGCCGAACGTCGGCAAATCGACACTGATCTCAAGGATATCGGCGGCCCGGCCCCGGATTGCCGATTATCCCTTCACAACGCTTCGCCCCAACCTCGGGGTCGTCAGGGTGGACAATTTCCAGACCTTCGTCGTCGCCGATATCCCGGGACTGATCGAGGGGGCCCACCAGGGGGCGGGGCTGGGCACCACCTTTCTGAAGCACATAGAACGGACGTCGCTACTTATCCACATGCTGGACATATCGGGAGATGCTGTCACGAGCGCCGGCCGTGATTATGAAACGATAAACAGGGAACTCGCCTCCTTCAGCCCGTCGCTGATGGAAAAACCGCAGATCGTGGTCATCGGCAAGATGGATCTTTCTTATGCGGCAGAGAGGCTTGAAGGAGCGACATCCTATTTTACGGAGAGGGGAATCCCCGTGTTCCCCATTTCGGCGGTATCGGGAAAGGGGGTCAGGGAACTGATCCTGGAGGTCGCACGGCGGCTTACGAATCAGGAGGATGAGTAG
- the rpmA gene encoding 50S ribosomal protein L27, with product MAHKKGQGSSRNGRDSQSQRRGVKVYGGQKISAGSIIIRQLGTKIHPGNNVGMGKDYTIFSKIDGYVKFERKDKTRKQVSVYDA from the coding sequence ATGGCTCACAAGAAAGGCCAGGGAAGCAGCCGTAACGGAAGAGACAGCCAGTCCCAGCGGCGCGGTGTGAAGGTCTACGGCGGCCAGAAAATATCGGCGGGCTCCATCATCATCCGCCAGCTTGGAACGAAAATTCACCCGGGCAATAACGTGGGAATGGGGAAGGATTATACGATATTCTCGAAGATTGACGGGTACGTGAAGTTTGAACGAAAAGACAAGACCAGGAAACAGGTAAGCGTCTACGACGCGTGA
- the rplU gene encoding 50S ribosomal protein L21 codes for MYAVIKTGGKQYKVSEGDVLSFEKIEGNKGDVISFEEVLMVGGTDTIKIGTPLVEGAKVVGEIIAQTRGPKITVFKMKRRKGYRKKTGHRQDLTSMKIKEIVV; via the coding sequence ATGTACGCAGTAATCAAGACGGGCGGAAAACAGTACAAAGTTTCGGAAGGCGATGTGCTGAGTTTTGAGAAAATAGAGGGAAACAAGGGAGACGTCATTTCCTTTGAAGAAGTCCTCATGGTGGGCGGCACCGATACCATTAAAATCGGGACCCCGCTCGTTGAAGGAGCGAAGGTCGTCGGAGAAATCATCGCCCAGACGAGAGGTCCCAAGATCACCGTTTTTAAAATGAAGCGCAGAAAAGGATACAGGAAGAAAACGGGACATCGCCAGGACCTGACCAGCATGAAAATAAAGGAAATCGTCGTATAA